From Bacillus sp. FSL K6-3431, the proteins below share one genomic window:
- the nhaC gene encoding Na+/H+ antiporter NhaC: protein MKKEISIGIALIPILGLIGSAIASIFIWNAGMHIPLLIGVIAAAIVAVICGWSWIDVEKMMVNGVARALPAVFILFIIGIIVGTWIASGVIPTMIYYGLSIIHPAFFVPIVALVTGIVSITLGSSFISIATIGIAFMVIGDGLGFSAGLVAGAVISGAYFGDKLSPLSDTTNIAPVMADTDLFSHIKHMLWDTIPAFVIAIIMYWGVGSFVASNNTVNTDAIDIIKTGLQDLFIIHPLLLLMPLFTIFLMIKRIPAIPALISVGFLGGIIAIIVQGISVSEVIQTMTSGFSVSTGVDAVDSLLNRGGLMSMLGTVAILIIATAFGGILEETGVFVTLTGKIMDKVRSTGSLISSTILSTFVIAFASGEQFLSIILPARTFTEKYKEMGIDTKNLSRSVEAAGTVGINLVPWGVTAVFATNMLGASPGEFIPFSFFVFLVPLLNVIFGFTGWTIAKKEYDETKEIYR from the coding sequence ATGAAAAAAGAAATATCAATCGGGATAGCACTAATTCCGATACTTGGATTAATTGGTTCTGCCATCGCTTCTATTTTCATCTGGAATGCTGGCATGCATATCCCATTATTGATCGGCGTTATAGCAGCAGCTATAGTTGCTGTGATATGTGGATGGAGCTGGATTGACGTAGAGAAAATGATGGTGAATGGTGTTGCTCGAGCTTTACCTGCTGTGTTCATCTTATTTATAATCGGCATCATTGTAGGTACTTGGATTGCTAGTGGTGTTATCCCAACGATGATTTATTATGGTCTTTCGATCATTCACCCAGCGTTTTTCGTCCCAATCGTTGCACTTGTTACTGGCATTGTTTCCATTACACTAGGTAGCTCTTTTATTTCCATTGCTACAATTGGCATTGCCTTCATGGTCATTGGAGATGGATTAGGTTTCTCCGCGGGTCTTGTTGCCGGAGCGGTGATTTCAGGTGCTTACTTCGGAGATAAATTATCGCCATTGTCCGATACAACCAATATCGCACCTGTCATGGCAGACACAGACTTATTTAGCCATATAAAGCATATGCTTTGGGATACGATCCCAGCATTTGTCATTGCCATTATCATGTACTGGGGTGTTGGATCTTTTGTAGCATCTAATAATACGGTAAATACTGATGCAATTGACATCATTAAAACTGGCTTACAGGATCTATTTATTATTCATCCATTGTTATTACTTATGCCGCTATTTACAATCTTTTTAATGATCAAGCGCATTCCCGCCATCCCTGCATTAATTAGTGTAGGTTTTCTTGGCGGTATCATTGCGATCATTGTTCAAGGTATATCTGTGTCGGAAGTCATTCAAACGATGACAAGTGGATTTTCTGTTTCTACCGGTGTCGATGCAGTTGATTCCTTATTAAATCGAGGTGGCTTAATGTCTATGCTAGGCACTGTTGCAATACTAATTATTGCGACTGCTTTTGGAGGCATATTAGAAGAGACGGGCGTTTTTGTTACATTGACAGGAAAAATAATGGACAAGGTGCGTTCCACCGGATCACTTATTAGCTCAACAATTTTGTCCACATTCGTTATTGCTTTTGCAAGCGGCGAACAATTTTTATCGATTATTCTACCAGCAAGAACATTTACAGAAAAGTATAAAGAGATGGGGATCGATACGAAAAACCTATCACGAAGTGTAGAGGCCGCTGGAACAGTCGGAATCAACCTTGTTCCATGGGGGGTAACTGCTGTATTTGCCACAAATATGCTTGGTGCTAGTCCAGGCGAATTTATCCCATTTAGCTTCTTTGTTTTTCTTGTGCCACTTCTTAATGTGATCTTTGGCTTTACAGGTTGGACCATTGCCAAAAAAGAATATGATGAAACCAAGGAGATATATCGCTAG
- the nhaC gene encoding Na+/H+ antiporter NhaC: MKKEMSIWLALIPIVGLIGSATASIFIWKAGMHVPLLIGVIAAAIVAVVCGWSWMDVEKMMVNGVARALPAVFILLIIGIIVGTWIASGVIPTMIYYGLSIIHPAFFVPIVALVTGIVSITLGSSFTSIATIGLAFMVIGEGLGFSAGLVAGAVISGAYFGDKLSPLSDTTNIAPVMADTDLFSHIKHMLWDTIPAFVIAIIMYGIVGFTVASNNTVNTSTIDIINGGLKDVFVIHPLLLLMPLLTIFLMMKRIPAIPALIGVGFLGGVLAIIIQGIPISEVIQIMTNGFSVTTDVDAVDSLLNRGGLMSMLGTVALLTIATAYGGILEETGAFDVLTGKIMDKVHSTGMLISSTILSTFIVAFASGAQFLAIILPARTFAKKYKEMGIDTKNLSRSVEAAGTVGINLVPWGVPAVFAMGILGASPGEFIPYSFFVFLVPLINIIFGFTGWTITKKQYAETKGNTSL; this comes from the coding sequence ATGAAAAAAGAAATGTCAATATGGTTGGCATTAATTCCGATAGTTGGATTAATTGGTTCTGCCACTGCTTCCATTTTCATATGGAAAGCTGGGATGCACGTCCCTTTATTGATCGGTGTTATCGCCGCGGCAATTGTTGCAGTTGTATGTGGATGGAGTTGGATGGATGTTGAAAAAATGATGGTGAACGGTGTTGCTAGAGCATTACCCGCCGTTTTCATCTTACTCATCATTGGTATTATTGTAGGAACTTGGATCGCAAGTGGTGTCATCCCAACGATGATTTATTATGGGCTTTCCATTATTCACCCTGCATTTTTCGTTCCAATCGTCGCACTTGTGACAGGCATTGTTTCTATTACATTAGGAAGCTCTTTCACTTCGATTGCCACAATTGGACTTGCCTTTATGGTCATCGGAGAAGGGCTGGGCTTTTCTGCTGGACTCGTTGCAGGTGCAGTAATTTCTGGTGCTTATTTCGGTGATAAATTATCGCCATTATCCGACACAACTAACATTGCCCCTGTAATGGCCGATACAGACTTATTTAGCCACATAAAACATATGCTTTGGGACACCATTCCTGCATTTGTAATCGCCATTATCATGTATGGGATTGTTGGTTTTACTGTAGCGTCTAATAATACAGTAAATACAAGTACTATTGACATTATTAATGGTGGTTTAAAAGACGTGTTTGTCATTCACCCACTATTATTACTTATGCCATTGCTCACAATCTTTTTAATGATGAAAAGAATTCCAGCCATTCCCGCTTTGATTGGAGTAGGTTTCCTTGGCGGGGTACTTGCGATCATTATTCAAGGAATACCAATATCAGAAGTAATTCAAATCATGACAAATGGATTTTCAGTTACAACTGATGTTGATGCCGTTGACTCCTTATTAAATCGCGGTGGCTTAATGTCCATGTTAGGGACTGTCGCATTATTAACCATTGCGACCGCTTATGGAGGAATTTTAGAAGAAACCGGAGCTTTTGATGTGTTGACTGGAAAGATAATGGACAAGGTGCACTCCACTGGAATGCTTATTAGCTCAACGATTCTGTCCACATTCATTGTTGCCTTCGCTAGCGGCGCTCAATTTCTAGCAATTATTTTACCTGCAAGAACATTTGCGAAAAAGTATAAAGAAATGGGTATCGATACGAAGAACCTGTCACGCAGTGTAGAAGCTGCAGGCACAGTCGGAATAAACCTCGTTCCCTGGGGTGTCCCTGCCGTATTTGCCATGGGTATCCTCGGTGCCAGTCCAGGAGAATTCATTCCTTATAGCTTCTTTGTATTCCTTGTACCATTGATCAATATTATTTTCGGCTTCACTGGTTGGACAATTACAAAAAAGCAATATGCTGAAACGAAAGGAAATACATCACTATGA
- a CDS encoding endo-beta-N-acetylglucosaminidase translates to MEKVYKGHKLYKNSKMKRITVLFVAVLMLVQVLSSAGILGVGAVLADTWPYTGDAATGDNQPRMVGHRIYDIEKWSPETDPYAELMRANVPIQERIEPLAATQANQNLKSEAEILVMGGDYGNSFFEGLPYNNDFSQYQYNFWQYTDYYASWHGVVTKGVPMSLYEPEGPWQNRFFEFGIINVPNPAYTNAAHKNGVKSLGAIFLPRAGQAPKQMIAQDENGEFPIGKKLIEFANYYGFDGFFINLEETVPAADVPIYKQFTKYLMENGLYIQSYDSILPDGRLQYQNQLNEKNSHWIKDDKYGNVNDSLFINYDWFRSNRIETSLQHAADRGIDPFKQVFFGVEAAQGKLSGSHGSASDVENLLDETGNLMGSVALFTPSDFIQLNLERKAEEAENQWMVAERERMYYSGVLMDPTNTGKKPGHSRPDVDADNAGGWAGVAHFASERSVISDSTFATNFNTGHGMEYYQKGKVINDNQWSNINLQDILPTWQWWIDTTSENKLAVDFDYGKKYNTEAYDYKKIGAYDGGSSLVVTGKLNAENFLRLYKTNLDVEANSKLSIAYNKSSKTDKSNMKVGLIFKDEPNKIEYINVPEANKKSKKWVTKELDLSKFTGKEISAIGLSFGLQEGSVIEKYQMNIGEIKITNGSDVTPDTPTGFTVKKAHDTNEMIVAWDIEDYSKVKQYNLYANLSNGKRVYLGGTYGDTFYIKSLYGEKKIVSLELRAVGADKTESTPATTSYDFSTKVRDITVEEALTPSGNLMQSANVETLDISWKKPKMKYSSINLEVSFINSTKKETFKKTVDMRTTSTQIAIPIADGSEYSLALSVVGPNNKQGEPILYTGKLKDVNIEPYSGEIKVAKSGASSYISLDAPRQEDWWRMYAYVDGKPLTFQNEYTTSTPYGTRGKSYLNSSTASRNIKVPSESGVVTIVMEDYSGNMSEPVTYTYGNEEN, encoded by the coding sequence GTGGAAAAGGTGTATAAAGGTCACAAACTATATAAAAATAGCAAGATGAAAAGAATAACAGTATTGTTTGTAGCAGTCCTCATGTTGGTACAAGTTTTAAGTAGTGCTGGAATTCTAGGTGTAGGAGCTGTGTTAGCCGATACTTGGCCATATACAGGAGATGCTGCAACAGGCGACAATCAACCCCGTATGGTTGGGCATCGTATATATGATATCGAAAAGTGGTCACCTGAAACAGACCCATATGCAGAATTAATGCGTGCAAATGTTCCTATTCAGGAGCGTATAGAACCATTAGCAGCAACACAGGCAAATCAAAACCTTAAATCAGAAGCGGAAATTTTAGTTATGGGAGGTGACTACGGGAACTCTTTTTTTGAAGGACTGCCGTATAATAATGATTTTAGCCAATACCAATATAACTTTTGGCAATACACAGACTACTATGCTTCATGGCATGGGGTAGTAACTAAAGGAGTACCCATGAGTCTTTATGAACCAGAAGGCCCTTGGCAAAATAGATTCTTCGAATTTGGTATTATAAATGTACCTAACCCTGCATATACCAATGCAGCACATAAAAATGGGGTTAAATCTCTAGGGGCTATATTTTTACCACGTGCAGGTCAAGCTCCTAAACAGATGATTGCACAAGATGAGAATGGCGAATTTCCAATTGGAAAAAAACTAATTGAATTTGCAAATTATTATGGTTTTGATGGTTTTTTCATTAATTTAGAAGAAACTGTCCCTGCTGCTGATGTTCCTATCTATAAGCAGTTTACAAAATATCTAATGGAAAATGGTCTTTATATTCAATCGTACGACTCAATTCTTCCAGACGGTAGATTACAATATCAAAATCAGCTGAATGAAAAAAACAGCCACTGGATTAAAGATGATAAATATGGAAATGTAAATGATTCCCTCTTTATAAATTATGACTGGTTTAGATCTAACAGGATTGAGACTTCTTTACAGCATGCTGCTGATAGAGGAATAGACCCTTTTAAACAAGTTTTTTTCGGAGTTGAAGCAGCCCAAGGAAAGTTAAGCGGTTCACATGGTTCCGCGAGTGATGTTGAAAACTTACTTGATGAAACTGGTAATCTAATGGGTAGTGTAGCGTTGTTCACTCCTAGTGATTTTATTCAACTTAATTTAGAACGGAAAGCAGAAGAGGCTGAAAATCAATGGATGGTAGCAGAACGGGAAAGAATGTATTATTCAGGCGTTTTAATGGATCCGACTAATACAGGGAAAAAACCAGGGCATTCTAGACCCGATGTTGACGCGGATAATGCTGGTGGATGGGCCGGAGTTGCACATTTTGCAAGCGAGCGTTCAGTAATTAGCGACTCAACATTTGCGACAAACTTTAACACAGGACACGGTATGGAGTATTATCAGAAGGGTAAAGTTATTAATGATAATCAATGGTCAAATATTAACCTTCAAGATATTCTTCCAACATGGCAATGGTGGATTGACACAACAAGTGAAAACAAGCTTGCGGTAGACTTTGATTATGGTAAAAAATATAATACAGAAGCATACGACTATAAAAAAATTGGCGCTTATGATGGTGGAAGTTCACTTGTAGTAACAGGTAAGCTTAATGCTGAAAACTTCTTGCGCCTATATAAAACTAATTTAGACGTAGAGGCAAACAGCAAGTTATCAATTGCGTACAACAAATCATCGAAAACAGATAAATCTAATATGAAAGTCGGTTTAATATTCAAAGATGAGCCCAATAAGATTGAATATATTAACGTTCCTGAGGCTAATAAAAAGTCTAAAAAATGGGTTACTAAAGAGCTTGATTTAAGCAAGTTTACAGGTAAAGAAATTTCAGCAATAGGATTATCATTTGGACTACAGGAAGGTTCTGTAATTGAAAAATACCAAATGAACATAGGGGAAATCAAAATTACTAATGGCTCAGATGTAACCCCTGATACACCAACAGGATTTACAGTGAAAAAAGCTCACGATACAAATGAAATGATAGTAGCCTGGGATATAGAAGATTATAGCAAAGTAAAACAATATAACTTATATGCAAACCTGTCTAACGGTAAAAGAGTATACTTAGGTGGAACATATGGGGATACATTCTATATCAAATCGTTATATGGTGAAAAGAAAATAGTAAGCTTAGAGCTAAGAGCAGTTGGTGCAGACAAAACGGAGAGCACACCTGCAACAACTAGTTATGATTTTTCGACAAAGGTAAGAGATATAACTGTAGAGGAAGCTTTGACTCCAAGTGGAAACCTTATGCAATCTGCAAATGTAGAAACTTTAGATATAAGTTGGAAAAAACCAAAAATGAAATATTCTAGCATCAACCTGGAAGTTTCATTTATTAACAGTACCAAAAAGGAGACTTTTAAAAAGACTGTAGATATGCGAACTACCTCAACTCAGATCGCTATCCCTATAGCAGATGGCTCGGAATATTCATTAGCTCTGTCCGTAGTAGGACCTAATAACAAACAAGGTGAACCTATTCTCTATACAGGTAAACTAAAGGATGTAAACATTGAACCATACAGCGGCGAGATTAAAGTTGCTAAGAGTGGTGCATCTTCCTACATTAGTCTTGACGCTCCAAGACAAGAAGATTGGTGGAGAATGTATGCTTATGTGGATGGAAAGCCATTAACTTTCCAGAATGAATATACAACTTCTACCCCATACGGAACAAGAGGGAAAAGCTATTTAAATTCAAGCACAGCCTCAAGGAATATTAAAGTTCCGTCAGAGAGCGGTGTAGTCACAATCGTTATGGAAGACTACAGTGGTAATATGTCAGAGCCCGTAACATACACGTATGGTAATGAAGAAAATTAA
- a CDS encoding MBL fold metallo-hydrolase, giving the protein MSEVIVNVLGTAQDAGVPHPNCFCENCSRALEDPSFKRLAASLAIILPAERKWHLLDATPDLKEQMARLQLKYQLQTQLMDSIFLSHAHMGHYPGLLFLGREAIGAKEVPVMAGKQMKRLLESHAPWSQLTKLRNIDVNGMENGQVVRIDPQVTVTFIEVPHRNEFSETFAFLIEGPKKKLLYVPDIDRWEQWDQDLDKICEEVDICLLDGTFYSSKDLEKIGRDYREIPHPVMTETMDRLQDLAEQKEIYFTHVNHSNPAIHRNNEVRNIIESRGFHIAEEDMEFKLS; this is encoded by the coding sequence ATGAGTGAAGTTATTGTAAATGTTTTAGGGACAGCGCAAGATGCTGGCGTACCACATCCAAACTGTTTTTGTGAAAATTGCAGCCGTGCGCTCGAAGACCCAAGTTTTAAACGATTAGCCGCCTCTTTAGCTATTATTCTACCAGCTGAACGAAAATGGCATTTGCTAGATGCTACACCTGATTTAAAAGAACAAATGGCTAGATTACAATTAAAATATCAGCTACAAACACAGTTAATGGATAGTATCTTTCTATCCCACGCACATATGGGGCATTATCCAGGATTATTATTTCTAGGTCGTGAAGCAATTGGAGCGAAAGAAGTCCCAGTAATGGCAGGAAAACAGATGAAACGGCTATTAGAAAGTCACGCACCATGGAGTCAATTAACAAAACTTAGAAATATCGATGTGAATGGAATGGAAAATGGCCAAGTCGTACGGATTGATCCGCAAGTAACTGTCACATTTATAGAGGTTCCACATAGAAACGAATTCTCTGAGACTTTTGCCTTTTTGATCGAAGGACCGAAAAAGAAATTACTCTACGTTCCAGATATTGACCGCTGGGAACAATGGGATCAAGACCTCGACAAGATTTGCGAAGAGGTGGATATTTGCTTACTTGACGGCACCTTTTACTCCTCTAAAGACCTTGAGAAAATAGGCCGCGATTATCGAGAGATACCACATCCCGTGATGACAGAAACAATGGACAGACTTCAAGATTTAGCTGAACAAAAGGAAATATATTTTACCCATGTCAACCATTCCAATCCAGCTATTCATAGAAATAATGAAGTGAGAAACATAATTGAATCAAGGGGCTTTCACATCGCTGAAGAAGATATGGAGTTCAAGTTGTCTTAA
- a CDS encoding helix-turn-helix domain-containing protein, translating into MKNLRIPLIYQHLLFYIILLIIPIFIMGYIIHFQLMTSLKEQVTASNKQKLTQMKDIMDTKLLELHNISMQISTQPELTPYSINNFYDVFKAKKLLNYKVGNDFIYDLFYYIRDGDYIYSGDSSYSVPLFLQSHYQYMHWPYDEFYQDINESEDQFLRNAEDIKLFNGVQSRMITYGVPIPLNNNKPYGTLLFLIKEKVMKDMLKNVVHTEEGNAFILDENEQIVASLYHKDTDLSLINKEIKKEGVQGVRNLTLGDQTYFISYVNSEFLDWTYITITPEKELMKEIHSVRNKVLFSYIVIFGTGGLLIYLGMYMNYRPLRRLIRRADEKWALAGDHRHELDKVWGAIDYTDSVNQMLSKRVESSRPVLQQHLLTRLLRGEMTDYTDFNALGKEVDLILKDSSYFVMLVDFHKQDFPPFKMKNNIVEESLSHLPNKEKYQIDLFETSKIAIILSGEVDVSLLMSWYQDYIRSQSSTITIGVGQSYHDITQIGKSHLEASTALHYKLIKGVDQIIFFTETSAQNPSVQWYDKRIVEQLELFLRQKDKEQVDKIIDQIVRIIKAEDTNLFMAKCLSFDVSSTIMRIVHDMRRFQKEVGGTLPDVFLINDFHSVEEIEDTVTKMIQAAFRHDDRTTSNQKLLDDILVYMKENYRDYTFSIQSLASHFSLSETYIMRYFKKQTGDTILQHLNRLRMDQTKHLLETTDIPIKEIVTQVGYSDVSSFIRRFKQSTQLTPGEYRKKYANNK; encoded by the coding sequence GTGAAGAACTTAAGAATTCCACTCATTTATCAGCATTTATTATTTTATATTATTCTACTCATTATCCCTATCTTTATCATGGGGTATATTATTCATTTCCAGTTAATGACGAGTTTAAAAGAACAGGTAACTGCATCAAATAAGCAAAAGTTGACACAGATGAAAGATATTATGGATACGAAGTTACTTGAATTGCATAATATTTCTATGCAGATCTCGACTCAACCTGAGTTAACGCCATATAGTATTAATAACTTCTATGATGTGTTTAAGGCAAAGAAGTTATTAAACTATAAAGTGGGAAATGATTTTATTTATGATCTTTTTTATTATATTAGAGATGGAGATTATATATATTCTGGAGATTCTAGTTATTCTGTTCCACTTTTCCTCCAGTCGCACTATCAGTACATGCATTGGCCATATGATGAGTTCTATCAAGATATCAATGAAAGTGAAGACCAGTTTTTGCGGAACGCTGAAGATATTAAGTTATTCAATGGGGTTCAATCCCGGATGATTACTTATGGGGTGCCTATACCTTTAAATAATAACAAGCCCTATGGGACACTACTTTTTTTAATTAAGGAAAAAGTGATGAAGGATATGTTGAAAAATGTTGTCCATACGGAGGAAGGAAATGCTTTTATATTAGATGAAAATGAGCAGATAGTGGCAAGTCTTTATCATAAGGATACCGATTTATCCCTTATTAACAAAGAGATAAAAAAAGAGGGAGTTCAAGGGGTTCGAAATCTGACATTAGGGGATCAAACATATTTTATTTCCTACGTGAATTCTGAATTTCTTGATTGGACATACATTACGATAACGCCAGAAAAAGAACTGATGAAGGAAATCCATAGTGTTAGAAATAAGGTATTATTCTCTTATATCGTCATATTCGGTACGGGGGGATTGCTCATTTATTTAGGTATGTACATGAACTATAGACCATTGCGCAGGTTAATCCGGCGTGCGGACGAAAAGTGGGCACTTGCTGGGGATCATCGTCACGAGCTAGATAAAGTATGGGGAGCAATAGATTATACGGATTCGGTGAATCAAATGTTAAGTAAGCGTGTGGAGAGCAGTCGTCCTGTTCTCCAACAGCATCTGTTGACTCGTTTATTAAGAGGAGAAATGACCGATTATACAGACTTTAATGCATTGGGGAAGGAAGTTGATTTGATTTTAAAAGACTCGTCATACTTCGTCATGTTAGTAGACTTCCATAAACAAGATTTCCCTCCATTTAAAATGAAAAATAATATAGTTGAAGAGTCGTTATCCCACTTACCGAATAAAGAAAAGTATCAAATTGATTTATTCGAAACATCTAAAATAGCAATTATTTTGTCTGGTGAGGTGGATGTATCCTTATTGATGAGCTGGTATCAGGACTATATCAGGAGTCAATCTTCTACGATAACGATTGGTGTTGGACAGAGTTATCATGATATCACGCAAATAGGAAAGTCCCATTTAGAGGCATCTACAGCGCTTCATTATAAATTAATTAAAGGTGTGGATCAAATCATTTTTTTTACAGAAACTTCTGCGCAAAATCCAAGCGTTCAATGGTATGATAAGCGAATTGTAGAACAGTTGGAATTGTTTTTAAGGCAAAAAGATAAGGAACAGGTAGATAAGATCATTGATCAGATTGTGCGTATTATTAAGGCAGAAGATACGAATTTATTTATGGCGAAATGCCTCAGTTTCGATGTATCGAGCACTATCATGAGAATAGTTCATGATATGCGACGTTTTCAAAAAGAGGTCGGTGGTACTTTGCCAGATGTTTTTCTTATTAATGATTTTCATTCTGTGGAAGAAATAGAAGATACAGTAACAAAGATGATCCAGGCTGCCTTTCGACATGATGACAGGACTACCTCCAATCAAAAATTGTTGGATGACATTTTGGTATATATGAAAGAGAACTATCGAGATTATACATTTTCTATCCAATCGCTTGCGAGCCACTTTTCCTTATCTGAAACATATATTATGCGTTATTTTAAAAAGCAAACAGGGGATACTATTTTGCAACATTTGAATCGTTTACGGATGGATCAGACGAAACATCTGCTAGAAACAACGGATATCCCAATAAAAGAAATTGTTACGCAGGTAGGTTATAGTGATGTTTCTAGTTTTATTAGAAGGTTTAAGCAATCGACACAACTAACACCAGGCGAATACAGAAAAAAATATGCAAATAACAAGTAA